The sequence CAGGCCGCGGAAGGCCCAGGCGCTGCGGACGATCCCGCCTTTCTGCAAGAGCTCCGCCGTCTGTTGGACCGAGGCCCCCTTCGGGATGTAGACCGTCCCGCCCTTGCCATAGGGACCCAGCTGGATCGAGACGTAGAGATAAAGCCCCGCCGCGATCAACAAGAGGACCAGCAGGAATTTGAGAATCGTTCCGCCCTTCATCGCAAAACCTCATTCGCTTTCTTGGGGATGGGAGGCCAGGTAGTCCTCGAGCAGGACCTCGGCCGCGACCGAATCGAGGAAGGCCTTCGCCTTGGCCTTGGCGACGCCCTGTTGGCGGGTGCGCTGCTCGGCCTCGAAGCTGGTCAGCCGCTCGTCCCAGAGCTCGACCTCGCAGGCGATTTGCTTCGCGGCCAGCTCCTGGCGCAGCCGCTCGGCCATCGCCTTGGCGGCCCGGGCGGGCTCGCCTTCCGTCCCGTC comes from Deltaproteobacteria bacterium PRO3 and encodes:
- the ruvX gene encoding Holliday junction resolvase RuvX, giving the protein MKILAIDPGKKRIGLAASDALHLTTRLLPVLEVSGLGESLRELAKLIAAEEFQKVVIGLPLNMDGTEGEPARAAKAMAERLRQELAAKQIACEVELWDERLTSFEAEQRTRQQGVAKAKAKAFLDSVAAEVLLEDYLASHPQESE